The following proteins come from a genomic window of Sinorhizobium fredii NGR234:
- a CDS encoding SURF1 family protein translates to MSNPESAPPPRSRLSLAILTVIGLLLVAGLLALGTWQVKRLSWKLDLVARVEERVHAAPVLPPSRSGWADISAARDEYRRVRARGRFLNEETLVYAATELGAGYWVMTPLALDDGTTVLVNRGFVPADKREASTRPQGRVEGDTEVTGLMRMDEPEDSLLRSNKPQEERWYSRDVGAIAMARGLSDVAPYFIDADATPNPGGLPVGGLTRVVFSNNHLVYAVTWYCLAAMSAAMLVFFWRSAGRDNRGAS, encoded by the coding sequence GTGAGCAACCCCGAAAGTGCGCCTCCGCCGCGTTCCCGGCTGTCGCTCGCGATACTCACCGTCATCGGGCTCCTGCTGGTCGCCGGCCTGCTGGCGCTCGGGACATGGCAGGTCAAGCGCCTCTCCTGGAAGCTCGATCTGGTCGCCAGGGTCGAGGAACGCGTCCACGCAGCGCCCGTCCTTCCACCGTCGCGCAGTGGCTGGGCGGATATCAGTGCGGCACGCGACGAATACCGGCGCGTGCGGGCCCGCGGCCGTTTCCTCAATGAGGAAACGCTGGTCTATGCCGCGACCGAGCTCGGCGCCGGCTACTGGGTGATGACACCGCTGGCGCTTGACGACGGCACGACGGTGCTCGTCAATCGCGGCTTCGTGCCGGCGGACAAGCGCGAGGCATCGACGCGGCCGCAGGGCCGGGTGGAGGGCGATACGGAGGTCACTGGCCTGATGCGCATGGATGAGCCGGAGGATTCGCTGCTGCGCTCCAACAAACCTCAGGAGGAGCGCTGGTACTCCCGCGATGTCGGCGCCATTGCTATGGCACGCGGCCTTTCCGACGTCGCACCCTATTTCATCGACGCGGATGCCACGCCCAACCCCGGCGGTCTACCGGTCGGCGGACTGACGCGCGTCGTCTTTTCCAACAATCACCTCGTCTACGCCGTTACCTGGTACTGCCTGGCTGCAATGAGCGCCGCCATGCTGGTCTTCTTCTGGCGTTCGGCGGGAAGAGACAACCGCGGCGCGTCGTGA
- a CDS encoding DUF922 domain-containing Zn-dependent protease → MKRERRFILLLACLASSPSAAKADWRAVEQVKSYTIAGQSGPELYASIGERGPKLGPTRAIAHTSFKLTWSRKYEVQGDACVLVSALPKLAITYTLPKPAMPLPVATREHWEAFIAGVHKHELVHGDFIKEMVNKIEIATVGLTVPADPQCRKIKSEMTKRLGALSNAQRQQSRDFDRAELNDGGNIHRLILDLVNGG, encoded by the coding sequence GTGAAGAGAGAGCGCCGATTTATTCTTTTGCTCGCCTGTTTGGCATCGTCGCCTTCGGCTGCCAAGGCGGACTGGCGGGCGGTCGAGCAGGTCAAGAGCTACACGATCGCCGGCCAATCCGGCCCGGAACTCTACGCCTCGATCGGCGAGCGCGGCCCGAAGCTCGGGCCAACGCGCGCCATCGCACATACGAGCTTCAAGCTCACCTGGTCGCGAAAATACGAGGTGCAGGGCGATGCCTGCGTTCTCGTTTCGGCTCTGCCGAAGCTTGCCATCACTTACACCCTGCCAAAACCGGCCATGCCCTTGCCGGTCGCCACACGGGAACACTGGGAGGCGTTCATCGCCGGGGTCCATAAGCACGAACTGGTGCATGGCGATTTCATCAAGGAGATGGTCAACAAGATCGAGATTGCCACTGTCGGCCTCACGGTTCCGGCTGACCCGCAATGCCGGAAGATCAAGTCCGAAATGACCAAGCGGCTGGGGGCGCTGTCCAACGCCCAGCGCCAGCAGAGCCGGGATTTCGACCGTGCGGAACTCAACGACGGCGGCAATATTCACCGGCTCATCCTCGATCTGGTGAACGGCGGATAG
- a CDS encoding Lrp/AsnC family transcriptional regulator, with product MASSGTIIAKYTPDDLDRRIIAHLRVDGRASLSKLSDVLGVARGTVQNRLDRLIETGTLMGFTVRVREDYDLNTVHAVMMIEVVGKSTTQVIRKLRGIPEIHTLHTTNGNWDLVANIRTANLSEFDRILREVRMIDGVANSETSLLLSSV from the coding sequence ATGGCATCGAGCGGGACGATCATTGCGAAGTATACGCCGGATGACCTGGATCGCCGGATCATCGCGCACCTGCGCGTCGACGGGCGTGCCTCGCTGTCCAAGCTTTCAGATGTGCTCGGCGTCGCGCGCGGCACCGTGCAGAACCGCCTGGACCGCCTGATCGAAACCGGCACGCTGATGGGTTTTACCGTGCGCGTCCGCGAGGACTACGACCTCAACACCGTCCATGCGGTGATGATGATCGAGGTGGTCGGGAAATCGACGACCCAGGTCATCCGCAAGCTGCGCGGCATCCCGGAAATCCACACGCTGCACACCACCAACGGCAATTGGGATCTGGTTGCCAATATTCGCACCGCGAACCTTTCCGAATTCGACCGCATCCTGCGGGAGGTGCGGATGATCGACGGCGTGGCCAACAGCGAAACCAGCCTGCTGCTGAGCAGCGTTTGA
- a CDS encoding DUF992 domain-containing protein translates to MNTNLVAALSAASLSLVGMAAQAADIAPYREPAPPPALDEQDGVKIGYLECDISGGAGYVLGSSKEIECVFRSLGGDEIEDRYTGEIRKLGVDIGFTMRSRLLWAVFAPTAGYHHGSLSGLYKGATAEATVGAGVGANVLVGGTSGSIHLQTVSVTGQLGLNVAAAGTSMTLNSVN, encoded by the coding sequence ATGAACACGAATCTTGTCGCGGCTCTTTCCGCAGCGTCGTTGTCTCTCGTCGGCATGGCCGCCCAGGCAGCCGATATTGCGCCCTATCGGGAGCCCGCGCCGCCGCCGGCACTGGACGAGCAAGACGGCGTCAAGATCGGTTATCTCGAATGCGATATCAGCGGCGGCGCCGGCTATGTGCTCGGCTCGTCGAAGGAGATCGAGTGCGTCTTCCGGTCGCTGGGCGGCGATGAGATCGAGGATCGCTATACGGGCGAAATCCGCAAGCTCGGCGTCGATATCGGCTTTACCATGCGCAGCCGGCTGCTCTGGGCGGTATTCGCGCCGACGGCCGGTTACCATCACGGCTCGCTGAGCGGTCTCTACAAGGGCGCCACCGCCGAGGCGACCGTCGGTGCCGGCGTGGGTGCCAATGTGCTCGTCGGCGGCACGTCCGGGTCGATCCACCTGCAGACCGTCAGCGTCACCGGTCAGCTCGGGCTGAACGTCGCGGCCGCCGGCACGTCGATGACCCTCAACTCGGTCAATTGA
- the cyoB gene encoding cytochrome o ubiquinol oxidase subunit I, with the protein MFSDPYLLKFVFGRLTLEAIPYHEPILVATFAAVVIGGIGLLGLITYYRFWGPLWRDWLTSVDHKKIGIMYVILALVMLLRGFADAIMMRLQQAMAFGDSEGYLPPHHYDQIFTAHGVIMIFFMAMPFVTGLMNFVVPLQIGARDVSFPFLNNFSFWMTTAGAVIIMLSLFVGEFARTGWLAYPPLSGADYSPGVGVDYYIWGLQVAGIGTTLSGINLIATIVKMRAPGMTMMKMPVFTWTSLCTNVLIVATFPVLTATLALLTLDRYVGTNFFTNDLGGDPMMYVNLIWIWGHPEVYILVLPAFGIFSEVVATFCGKRLFGYASMVYATVVITILSYIVWLHHFFTMGSGASVNAFFGITTMIISIPTGAKMFNWLFTMYRGRIRYEVPMLWTVGFMVTFVIGGMTGVLLAVPPADFVLHNSLFLIAHFHNVIIGGVVFGLMAGVVYWFPKAFGFRLDPFWGKMSFWFWLTGFYFAFMPLYVLGLMGVTRRVSQFEDPSLQIWFLVAAFGAFLIALGILSMLVQLVVSFIKREELRDTTGDPWDARTLEWSTSSPPPDYNFAFTPVVHDQDSWWDMKKRGASRPISGFKPIHMPKNTGTGVILGAISVAFAFGMIWYMWWLAGLSFLAMVVIAIAHTFNYDRDFYIPSDVVTQTEGKRTELLASEV; encoded by the coding sequence ATGTTCTCCGATCCATATCTCCTGAAATTCGTCTTCGGCCGGCTGACCCTCGAGGCAATCCCCTACCACGAACCTATCCTCGTCGCGACATTTGCCGCCGTCGTCATCGGTGGTATCGGGCTCCTCGGTCTGATCACCTACTACCGGTTCTGGGGACCGCTCTGGCGCGACTGGCTGACCAGCGTCGACCACAAGAAGATCGGCATCATGTATGTGATCCTCGCGCTGGTGATGCTGCTGCGCGGCTTCGCCGACGCGATCATGATGCGCCTGCAGCAGGCAATGGCCTTCGGCGACTCGGAAGGCTACCTGCCGCCGCATCACTACGACCAGATCTTCACCGCGCACGGCGTCATCATGATCTTCTTCATGGCGATGCCCTTCGTCACCGGGCTCATGAACTTCGTCGTGCCGCTGCAGATCGGCGCCCGCGACGTCTCCTTCCCGTTCCTCAACAATTTCAGCTTCTGGATGACGACCGCCGGCGCGGTCATCATCATGCTGTCGCTTTTCGTCGGCGAATTCGCCCGCACCGGCTGGCTCGCCTATCCGCCGCTCTCCGGAGCGGATTACAGCCCCGGTGTCGGCGTCGACTATTACATATGGGGCCTGCAGGTCGCCGGCATCGGTACGACGCTGTCGGGCATCAACCTCATCGCGACGATCGTGAAAATGCGCGCCCCCGGCATGACGATGATGAAGATGCCGGTCTTCACCTGGACCTCGCTCTGCACCAACGTGCTGATCGTCGCAACCTTCCCGGTGCTGACCGCGACGCTGGCGCTGCTGACGCTCGACCGATACGTCGGCACCAACTTCTTCACCAACGACCTCGGCGGCGACCCGATGATGTATGTCAACCTCATCTGGATCTGGGGCCATCCGGAGGTCTACATTCTGGTACTGCCGGCCTTCGGCATCTTCTCGGAAGTCGTTGCCACCTTCTGCGGCAAGCGGCTCTTCGGCTACGCCTCGATGGTCTATGCGACGGTGGTCATCACCATCCTCTCCTACATCGTCTGGCTGCACCACTTCTTCACCATGGGTTCGGGCGCCAGCGTCAACGCCTTTTTCGGCATCACGACGATGATCATCTCGATCCCGACGGGCGCCAAGATGTTCAATTGGCTCTTCACCATGTATCGCGGCCGCATCCGCTACGAGGTGCCTATGCTGTGGACGGTCGGCTTCATGGTGACCTTCGTCATCGGCGGCATGACCGGCGTGTTGCTCGCCGTGCCGCCGGCCGATTTCGTGCTGCACAACTCGCTGTTCCTGATCGCCCATTTCCACAACGTCATCATCGGCGGCGTCGTCTTCGGGTTGATGGCCGGCGTTGTCTACTGGTTCCCGAAGGCCTTCGGCTTCAGGCTCGATCCGTTCTGGGGCAAGATGTCCTTCTGGTTCTGGCTGACAGGCTTCTACTTCGCCTTCATGCCGCTCTACGTGCTCGGCCTGATGGGCGTCACCCGCCGCGTCAGCCAGTTCGAGGATCCGTCGCTGCAGATCTGGTTCCTGGTCGCCGCCTTCGGCGCCTTCCTCATCGCGCTCGGCATCCTGTCGATGCTCGTCCAGCTCGTCGTCAGCTTCATCAAGCGCGAAGAATTGCGCGATACGACCGGCGACCCCTGGGATGCCCGCACGCTCGAATGGTCGACCTCCTCGCCGCCGCCGGACTATAATTTCGCCTTCACGCCGGTCGTCCACGATCAGGATTCCTGGTGGGACATGAAAAAGCGCGGCGCCAGTCGCCCGATTTCCGGCTTCAAGCCGATCCACATGCCGAAGAACACCGGCACCGGCGTCATCCTCGGCGCAATCAGCGTCGCCTTCGCCTTCGGGATGATCTGGTACATGTGGTGGCTCGCCGGCCTTTCCTTCCTCGCCATGGTCGTTATCGCGATCGCCCACACTTTCAACTACGACCGCGACTTCTACATCCCATCCGACGTCGTCACGCAAACGGAGGGCAAGCGCACCGAACTGCTTGCCAGCGAGGTGTAG
- the cyoD gene encoding cytochrome o ubiquinol oxidase subunit IV, with amino-acid sequence MSTHAPSHEDAFEAHHGHSHGHEAGHGTLKSYLTGFVLSVILTAIPFWLVMAEVLDSPVLTAVIIMALGAIQIVVHMIFFLHMNTRSEGGWTMMALIFTIVLVVIALSGSLWVMHHLEENMMPMSPQMMKNMP; translated from the coding sequence GTGAGCACGCACGCACCTTCGCATGAGGATGCCTTTGAGGCCCACCACGGCCATAGCCACGGTCACGAAGCGGGCCATGGTACGCTGAAAAGCTATCTGACTGGCTTTGTCCTCTCCGTCATCCTGACCGCCATTCCCTTCTGGCTGGTGATGGCCGAAGTCCTCGACAGCCCGGTGCTGACGGCCGTCATTATCATGGCGCTCGGCGCCATCCAGATCGTCGTGCACATGATCTTCTTCCTGCACATGAACACGCGATCGGAAGGCGGCTGGACGATGATGGCGCTGATCTTTACCATCGTACTCGTTGTCATCGCGCTGTCCGGCTCGCTCTGGGTCATGCATCATCTCGAAGAGAACATGATGCCGATGAGCCCGCAGATGATGAAGAACATGCCGTGA
- a CDS encoding MFS transporter, with translation MSSVSQQSLGPSSSSMERDARRMHDDRPVSAGNIAIGVVIGRAAEFFDFFVYGIASVVVFPQLFFPFAPDRLTATLYSFAIFALAFVARPVGSLVFMAIDRTYGRGVKLTIALFLLGGSTASIAFLPGYETLGAWAIVMLAICRLGQGFALGGAWDGLASLLALNAPQHHRGWYAMIPQLGAPIGFMLASALFAYFLMSLSQADFLGWGWRYPFFVAFAINVVALFTRLRLVMTKEFGTLLEEHELQARRVTEMLRLHGRNVLIGAFVPLASFALFHLVTVFPLGWVEIYTDHGASSFLMVQFLGAICGILAIVASGLIADRIGRRYHLGVCAVLIAIFSFVAPMLLEAGVAGRNAFVIVGFSLLGLSFGQAAGAVASRFGRAYRYTGAALTSDLSWLIGAGFAPLVALGLTSRFGLAFAGYYLLSGALCTIAALIFSKTLEIHND, from the coding sequence ATGAGCAGTGTGTCGCAACAGTCCCTGGGGCCGTCGTCTTCCTCGATGGAGCGCGACGCGCGGCGCATGCACGACGACAGGCCCGTTTCGGCTGGCAACATCGCGATCGGCGTCGTCATCGGTCGTGCCGCCGAATTTTTCGACTTCTTCGTCTATGGCATTGCCTCGGTTGTCGTCTTCCCGCAGCTTTTCTTTCCCTTTGCGCCCGACCGGTTGACCGCAACGCTTTATTCCTTCGCCATATTCGCACTGGCCTTTGTCGCCCGGCCGGTCGGCTCGCTCGTCTTCATGGCGATCGACCGGACCTACGGTCGCGGCGTCAAGCTGACCATCGCCCTCTTCCTTCTCGGCGGCTCGACTGCCTCGATCGCCTTTCTGCCGGGCTATGAGACGCTCGGGGCATGGGCGATAGTGATGCTGGCGATCTGCCGGCTGGGGCAGGGGTTTGCGCTCGGCGGCGCCTGGGACGGGCTCGCCTCGCTGCTCGCCCTCAACGCGCCGCAGCACCATCGCGGCTGGTACGCGATGATCCCGCAGCTCGGCGCGCCGATCGGCTTCATGCTGGCGAGTGCGCTCTTTGCCTATTTCCTGATGTCGCTTTCGCAGGCCGATTTCCTCGGCTGGGGATGGCGCTACCCGTTCTTCGTCGCCTTCGCGATCAATGTCGTGGCGTTGTTCACACGGCTTCGCCTTGTTATGACCAAGGAATTCGGGACCTTGCTGGAAGAGCACGAGTTGCAGGCAAGGCGGGTCACCGAAATGCTGCGATTGCATGGGCGCAATGTGCTCATCGGTGCTTTCGTGCCGCTGGCCAGCTTCGCACTCTTCCATCTCGTCACCGTCTTCCCGCTCGGCTGGGTGGAGATCTACACCGATCATGGCGCCAGCTCATTCCTGATGGTGCAGTTCCTGGGGGCGATCTGCGGCATCCTCGCGATTGTCGCCTCGGGGCTCATCGCCGATCGCATCGGCCGCCGGTATCACCTCGGCGTCTGCGCCGTGCTGATCGCGATTTTCAGCTTTGTCGCTCCGATGCTGCTCGAGGCCGGCGTCGCCGGCAGGAACGCATTCGTGATCGTGGGCTTCAGCCTTTTGGGCCTGTCTTTCGGCCAGGCCGCCGGTGCCGTCGCCTCGCGCTTCGGCCGGGCCTATCGCTATACGGGGGCGGCACTCACTTCGGACCTGTCGTGGCTCATAGGTGCGGGCTTCGCGCCGCTGGTGGCGCTGGGTCTGACCAGCCGTTTCGGCTTGGCTTTTGCGGGCTACTACCTGCTTTCCGGCGCCCTCTGCACCATTGCCGCGCTGATCTTCAGCAAGACGCTCGAGATCCACAACGATTGA
- the cyoA gene encoding ubiquinol oxidase subunit II, which yields MPGFLKLTRRIALLPPFLLLAGCDMVVMAPSGDIAAQQRDLIVISTILMLLIIVPVIFLTLLFAWRYRRANTAATYDPEWHHSTALEVVIWSAPLAIIIALGAITWISTHKLDPYRPLDRIDAARPIPADVKPVTVEVVALDWKWLFFYPAQGIATVNEVAAPVDVPINFKITASSVMNSFYIPALAGQIYAMPGMQTKLHAVINKPGEYDGFSANYSGDGFSHMRFKFHGVDQEGFDAWVARVKSQGTALNRDAYLKLEKPSEREPVRYFATVEAGLYDAILNMCATPGKMCMHEMMHIDAMGGAGTESVENRDRLEYDNRHATEEGAPAATFPATGTPARSEEQPEGMDEPMQHETPGTGGHEGHSMPGMQEGSDPAPAQLRN from the coding sequence GTGCCAGGATTTCTGAAGTTAACCCGCCGCATCGCCCTCTTGCCGCCGTTTCTGCTGCTTGCGGGCTGCGACATGGTGGTCATGGCCCCCTCGGGTGACATCGCCGCCCAGCAGCGCGATCTCATCGTCATTTCGACGATCCTCATGCTGCTAATCATCGTGCCGGTGATCTTCCTGACGCTTCTCTTCGCCTGGCGATACCGCCGGGCAAACACGGCCGCGACTTACGATCCGGAATGGCATCATTCGACGGCGCTGGAAGTGGTGATCTGGTCGGCACCGCTCGCCATCATCATCGCGCTCGGCGCCATCACCTGGATCAGCACCCACAAGCTCGATCCCTACCGGCCGCTCGACCGGATCGATGCGGCGCGGCCTATCCCGGCAGACGTCAAGCCGGTGACCGTCGAGGTCGTCGCGCTCGATTGGAAATGGCTGTTCTTCTATCCCGCCCAGGGGATCGCCACGGTCAACGAAGTCGCCGCGCCGGTGGATGTACCGATCAACTTCAAGATCACCGCGTCCTCGGTGATGAACTCGTTCTACATTCCGGCGCTTGCCGGCCAGATCTACGCGATGCCCGGCATGCAAACGAAACTCCATGCCGTCATCAACAAGCCCGGCGAGTACGATGGCTTCTCGGCAAATTACAGCGGCGACGGCTTCTCGCACATGCGTTTCAAGTTCCACGGCGTCGACCAAGAGGGCTTCGATGCCTGGGTGGCACGCGTCAAGTCGCAGGGGACGGCGCTCAATCGCGATGCCTATCTGAAGCTCGAAAAGCCGAGCGAGCGGGAACCGGTGCGCTACTTCGCAACGGTCGAAGCGGGCCTCTACGACGCGATCCTCAACATGTGCGCGACACCCGGCAAGATGTGCATGCACGAGATGATGCACATCGACGCGATGGGCGGGGCGGGCACGGAAAGTGTCGAGAATCGTGACCGTCTCGAATACGACAACAGGCACGCCACGGAAGAAGGCGCGCCGGCGGCAACGTTCCCGGCGACCGGCACGCCTGCGCGCAGCGAGGAGCAGCCGGAAGGCATGGACGAGCCGATGCAGCATGAGACGCCCGGAACGGGAGGACACGAGGGGCACTCGATGCCGGGCATGCAAGAGGGCAGCGACCCGGCCCCGGCGCAGCTTAGAAACTGA
- a CDS encoding hemolysin family protein, with the protein MPTPDSSLFDFLGIMAVFLLVAANGFFVAAEFSLVSVRRSRVAELVTQKRMNATALRRAVDNLDANLAATQLGITISSLALGWIGEPALAHLIEPLLSILPQFWATAGSHAIASVVSFVIITALHIVLGELAPKSLALQRSEGTALAVVRPLGMFLFLLRPAILVLNGLGNLVLRLAGLRPGAGEASLHSPAELKLIVAESHQAGLLDEAQQELVQRIFSIGDRRISDFMTPRVDVDWIDADDPPADVLRTIRDCRHEQLLIGRGNIDEPIGMVLKKDLLDQLLDGKPVDPFGVIREPLILHEATPVFRVLERFKSAPVRLATIVDEYGSLEGIVTQTDLLEAIAGELPDIEAEERAVIEREDGSLLIDGMMSAHDAFDRLKLHDRPQDGGYHTIAGFALHILGHLPDAGECFEFDGWRFEIVDMDGRRIDKILATSLVEPE; encoded by the coding sequence ATGCCCACCCCTGACAGTAGCCTGTTCGATTTCCTCGGAATCATGGCAGTGTTCTTGCTTGTGGCCGCGAACGGCTTCTTCGTTGCGGCCGAATTCTCGCTGGTTTCGGTTCGGCGCAGCCGCGTCGCGGAGCTTGTCACGCAGAAGCGGATGAATGCGACCGCGCTTCGACGCGCCGTCGATAACCTCGACGCCAATCTCGCCGCAACGCAGCTCGGCATTACCATCTCGTCGCTTGCCCTCGGATGGATCGGCGAGCCCGCTCTCGCCCATCTGATCGAGCCGCTCTTGTCGATCCTGCCGCAGTTCTGGGCCACGGCCGGATCGCATGCCATCGCATCGGTGGTTTCCTTCGTGATCATCACCGCGCTTCATATCGTGCTTGGCGAATTGGCGCCGAAGAGCCTGGCGCTGCAGCGCAGCGAGGGCACGGCGCTCGCCGTCGTCCGGCCGCTCGGAATGTTTCTGTTTCTGCTGCGACCGGCAATCCTGGTGTTGAATGGCCTTGGCAATCTCGTGCTGCGTCTCGCCGGCTTGAGGCCGGGCGCAGGTGAAGCCTCGCTGCACTCGCCTGCGGAACTGAAGCTCATCGTTGCGGAGAGCCACCAGGCCGGCCTCCTCGATGAAGCCCAGCAGGAACTTGTCCAGCGTATCTTCAGCATCGGCGATCGCCGGATTTCCGATTTCATGACCCCGCGTGTCGATGTCGACTGGATCGATGCCGACGACCCGCCGGCGGATGTTTTAAGAACGATCCGGGACTGTCGGCACGAGCAGTTGCTGATCGGCAGGGGCAATATCGACGAGCCGATAGGCATGGTGCTGAAGAAGGACCTGCTCGATCAATTGCTCGACGGCAAGCCCGTCGACCCCTTCGGCGTTATCCGTGAACCGTTGATCCTGCATGAGGCGACACCGGTTTTCCGCGTTCTCGAGCGTTTCAAGTCCGCGCCCGTCCGCCTCGCGACGATCGTCGACGAATATGGAAGCCTCGAAGGCATCGTCACGCAGACCGATCTTCTGGAGGCGATCGCCGGCGAACTGCCGGACATCGAGGCGGAAGAACGGGCGGTGATAGAACGCGAGGACGGCTCTCTCCTCATCGACGGCATGATGTCGGCCCACGACGCTTTCGACAGACTGAAGCTGCACGACCGGCCGCAGGACGGCGGCTATCACACGATCGCCGGTTTCGCGCTGCACATTCTCGGGCATCTGCCCGATGCCGGTGAATGCTTCGAGTTCGACGGCTGGCGATTCGAGATCGTCGACATGGACGGCAGGCGGATAGACAAGATCCTCGCGACGAGTCTCGTCGAGCCGGAATAA
- a CDS encoding ornithine cyclodeaminase, with protein MLSPLPSAKAMVPFVSVENMMHLVHHLGVETVLAELTDAIEADFRRWESFDKTPRVASHSRDGVIELMPTSDGAVYSFKYVNGHPKNIVDGLQTVTAFGLLAEVSTGYPVLLTEMTLLTALRTAATSAMAARHLAPKGARTMAMIGNGAQAEFQALAMKAVCGIDTVRLYDIDPRATEKTARNLAGSGLEVVACPSAQAAIEGAEIITTCTADKQFATILTDNMVGSGVHINAIGGDCPGKTELHRDIVLRSDVFVEYPPQTRIEGEIQQMAPDFPVTELWKVVTGAAPGRRDARQITLFDSVGFAIEDFSALRYVRDRLSGTDFYQNLDMIADPDDPRDLFGMLQRAK; from the coding sequence TTGCTTTCACCGCTCCCGTCCGCCAAGGCCATGGTGCCCTTCGTCAGCGTCGAGAACATGATGCACCTCGTCCACCATCTCGGCGTTGAGACGGTTCTGGCCGAGCTTACGGATGCGATCGAGGCAGATTTCCGCCGCTGGGAGAGCTTCGACAAGACGCCGCGCGTCGCCAGCCATTCGCGTGACGGCGTGATCGAGTTGATGCCGACCTCCGACGGTGCCGTCTACAGCTTTAAATATGTCAACGGCCATCCGAAGAACATCGTCGACGGGCTGCAGACCGTCACCGCCTTCGGCCTGCTTGCCGAAGTCTCGACCGGCTACCCGGTGCTGCTGACCGAAATGACGCTGCTGACGGCGCTTAGAACCGCCGCGACCTCGGCGATGGCGGCGCGTCATCTGGCACCGAAGGGTGCGCGCACCATGGCGATGATCGGCAACGGCGCCCAGGCCGAGTTCCAGGCGCTGGCGATGAAGGCGGTCTGCGGCATCGACACGGTTCGGCTTTACGACATCGATCCCCGCGCCACCGAGAAGACGGCGCGCAACCTTGCGGGGTCCGGCCTCGAGGTCGTCGCCTGTCCATCCGCCCAAGCGGCGATCGAAGGCGCCGAGATCATCACAACCTGTACGGCGGACAAGCAGTTCGCGACCATTCTCACCGACAACATGGTCGGATCAGGCGTCCATATCAACGCGATCGGCGGCGACTGCCCCGGCAAGACGGAGCTGCACCGCGACATCGTGCTCCGCTCGGACGTCTTCGTCGAATATCCGCCGCAGACCCGCATCGAAGGCGAAATCCAGCAGATGGCGCCGGATTTTCCGGTGACCGAGCTCTGGAAGGTCGTGACCGGCGCAGCACCCGGCCGGCGCGACGCAAGACAGATCACGCTTTTCGACAGCGTCGGCTTCGCCATCGAAGACTTTTCGGCGCTCCGCTACGTGCGCGACCGGCTCTCCGGAACCGACTTCTATCAGAATCTGGACATGATCGCCGATCCGGACGATCCGCGCGATCTGTTCGGAATGCTGCAGCGCGCGAAGTAA
- the cyoC gene encoding cytochrome o ubiquinol oxidase subunit III: MTELHADQAFQEGKAPTFYLEEEHHPEGSTMLGFWLYLMSDCLIFAVLFATHAVVGRNYAAGPSPADLFDLPLVAVNTSMLLFSSITYGFAMLEMEKAKKSTTLVWMAVTALFGMAFVGLELYEFAHMIHEGAGPQRSAFLSSFFTLVGTHGLHVTSGIIWMLVLMAQVAKRGLILENKRRLMCLSMFWHFLDVVWIGVFSFVYLMGVLL; encoded by the coding sequence ATGACCGAGCTTCACGCCGATCAAGCCTTCCAGGAAGGCAAGGCACCGACCTTCTACCTTGAGGAAGAACATCATCCGGAAGGCAGCACGATGCTCGGCTTCTGGCTCTATCTGATGAGCGACTGCCTGATCTTCGCGGTGCTTTTCGCCACCCATGCCGTGGTCGGCCGCAACTACGCGGCCGGACCGTCGCCGGCCGATCTCTTCGACCTGCCGCTCGTCGCCGTGAACACGTCGATGCTGCTGTTCTCGTCGATCACCTACGGCTTCGCCATGCTGGAGATGGAGAAGGCCAAGAAGAGTACGACGCTCGTCTGGATGGCGGTCACCGCCCTCTTCGGAATGGCCTTCGTCGGGCTCGAACTCTACGAGTTCGCGCACATGATCCACGAGGGCGCCGGACCGCAGCGCAGCGCCTTCCTGTCTTCCTTCTTCACGCTCGTCGGCACGCACGGCCTGCACGTGACGTCCGGCATCATCTGGATGTTGGTGCTGATGGCCCAGGTGGCAAAACGCGGGCTGATCCTCGAAAACAAGCGCCGGCTGATGTGCCTGTCGATGTTCTGGCACTTCCTCGACGTCGTCTGGATCGGCGTCTTTTCCTTCGTCTATCTGATGGGAGTCCTCTTGTGA